The following proteins are co-located in the Petroclostridium xylanilyticum genome:
- a CDS encoding xylose ABC transporter ATP-binding protein, with protein MSDCILEMVNITKEFPGVKALDNVSFRVKRGEIHALVGENGAGKSTLMKVLSGVYPAGTYDGSIILNGKEQHFNHIKDSEKAGIAIIYQELALVKQMNVCENIFLGNEIQSKGIINWDKAFVETKKILQEVRLNINPSTKIINLGIGQQQLVEIAKAISKRADLLILDEPTAALTEAETDTLLEILKELKNRGVTCVYISHKLNEIFRIADTVTVLRDGKTIATKDIKELDEDKIISLMVGRELTQRFPRKEHMPGDIVLEVNNWTVYDPEMPDKILIDNVSFKARKGEILGIAGLMGSGRTELAMSIFGSYGSKISGEVKLDGEILKVKNPRDAIKAGLCYLSEDRKGNGLVLMMNIKDNISLASLNKVSNSGVINDNEEIKVSNKYVSELRIKTPSIEQKVANLSGGNQQKVAIGKWLMAQPKVLILDEPTRGIDVGAKYEIYNIMNELVDQGVCIIMISSELPEILGMSDRILVMHEGQLNGELSWEEATQEKVIFYATGGM; from the coding sequence ATGAGTGATTGTATTCTTGAAATGGTCAATATAACAAAAGAATTTCCCGGGGTTAAAGCACTGGACAACGTAAGTTTTCGGGTAAAAAGAGGAGAAATACATGCCCTTGTAGGAGAAAACGGGGCAGGCAAATCAACATTAATGAAGGTTCTAAGCGGCGTGTATCCCGCGGGGACTTATGATGGTTCAATCATATTAAATGGAAAAGAACAACACTTTAATCATATAAAAGATAGTGAAAAAGCAGGCATAGCGATTATCTACCAGGAACTTGCCCTTGTTAAACAAATGAATGTGTGCGAGAACATATTTTTAGGTAACGAAATACAAAGCAAAGGCATTATTAATTGGGATAAGGCTTTTGTCGAGACAAAAAAGATTTTACAGGAAGTACGTCTAAATATTAATCCGTCTACTAAAATTATTAACCTGGGTATCGGACAGCAGCAGCTGGTTGAGATCGCAAAAGCCATTTCAAAAAGGGCAGATTTACTGATACTGGATGAACCTACGGCAGCTCTGACAGAGGCTGAAACAGACACTCTTTTGGAGATATTAAAAGAATTGAAGAATAGAGGGGTAACGTGTGTCTATATATCCCATAAACTTAATGAGATATTTAGAATTGCTGATACGGTAACCGTTTTACGGGATGGCAAAACCATTGCTACTAAAGATATAAAAGAGTTGGATGAAGATAAAATTATATCGCTAATGGTTGGTAGAGAACTCACCCAAAGATTCCCAAGAAAAGAGCATATGCCGGGTGATATAGTATTAGAAGTGAATAACTGGACAGTGTATGATCCTGAGATGCCTGACAAAATACTCATAGATAATGTAAGCTTTAAGGCAAGAAAAGGTGAGATACTTGGAATTGCAGGCCTCATGGGTTCAGGCAGGACTGAGCTTGCTATGAGTATTTTTGGCTCATATGGCAGTAAAATATCCGGTGAAGTCAAACTCGACGGGGAAATATTGAAAGTAAAAAATCCAAGAGATGCTATAAAAGCCGGATTGTGTTATCTATCGGAAGACAGAAAAGGAAACGGCCTTGTACTAATGATGAATATTAAAGACAACATTTCTTTAGCAAGTCTAAACAAGGTTTCAAACTCAGGTGTCATTAATGACAATGAAGAAATAAAAGTGAGCAATAAATATGTTTCAGAACTACGTATCAAAACTCCTTCCATTGAGCAAAAAGTTGCCAACTTAAGTGGTGGAAACCAGCAAAAAGTAGCAATAGGAAAATGGTTGATGGCACAACCAAAAGTACTTATATTGGATGAACCTACAAGGGGAATTGACGTAGGTGCAAAATATGAAATTTATAACATTATGAATGAGCTGGTAGATCAGGGTGTATGTATCATCATGATTTCATCCGAATTACCGGAAATATTAGGTATGAGTGACAGGATACTTGTTATGCATGAAGGGCAGCTAAATGGTGAATTATCCTGGGAAGAAGCTACACAGGAAAAAGTAATTTTTTATGCGACTGGAGGTATGTAA
- a CDS encoding sugar ABC transporter permease: MGIKIEKTSLETKTINTISVKQMISGILKHNIRQYTMVIALLSIWILFTILTKGTFITSRNLSNLFLQTVTIAILAVGMVLVMVAGHIDLSVGSVAGFLGAIAGFLQVKMNFGTIPAVLVTLAVGLIIGIWQGYWIAYRGVPAFIVTLAGMLVFKGGMIGVTQGAALGPMNDSFKAIGQGYLPRLLFKDAPFHDTSVVLAVIVIILFIVFDLKRRQSRIKYGFEVLPMNLQFLKMLTVSIAIGLVFSIMITYMGVPYAILLLMVLALLFSFITSKTTFGRHVYAIGGNKEAARLSGINIKQRTMTIFILMGVLSAIASIVFTGRLNSATPGAGNLFELDAIAASVIGGTSTMGGEGTVFGAIIGALVMASVDNGMSLMNLDVTYQYVVKGLILLIAVWVDIATRKKGATT; encoded by the coding sequence ATGGGAATTAAAATTGAAAAAACTTCCCTGGAGACTAAAACTATAAATACGATATCAGTAAAGCAAATGATTTCAGGAATACTAAAGCATAATATAAGACAATATACAATGGTGATAGCTCTTTTATCCATATGGATACTATTTACCATTTTAACAAAAGGTACTTTTATAACTTCAAGAAATCTTTCCAATTTGTTTTTACAGACGGTTACCATAGCTATTCTTGCTGTAGGCATGGTATTGGTGATGGTTGCAGGTCATATTGACCTATCGGTTGGTTCTGTAGCTGGTTTTTTGGGAGCTATTGCAGGATTTTTACAAGTAAAAATGAACTTTGGTACCATACCGGCTGTACTGGTAACCTTAGCAGTAGGATTAATAATAGGTATCTGGCAGGGATACTGGATTGCATATAGGGGAGTACCGGCATTTATAGTTACCCTTGCGGGGATGTTGGTCTTCAAAGGAGGAATGATAGGGGTAACACAAGGTGCGGCACTTGGACCCATGAATGATAGCTTTAAAGCAATTGGTCAGGGGTACCTTCCGAGACTACTCTTTAAAGATGCACCTTTTCATGATACAAGCGTGGTCTTAGCAGTTATTGTTATTATACTGTTCATAGTTTTTGACCTCAAGAGAAGGCAGTCCAGGATAAAGTACGGCTTTGAAGTGCTTCCGATGAATTTGCAGTTCTTAAAAATGTTGACAGTATCAATTGCAATAGGCTTAGTATTCTCTATCATGATAACTTATATGGGGGTACCTTATGCGATACTTTTACTTATGGTGCTGGCACTACTATTCTCTTTTATAACAAGCAAGACAACTTTTGGCAGGCATGTATATGCAATAGGAGGAAATAAGGAAGCTGCAAGGCTTTCGGGTATAAATATAAAACAAAGGACAATGACAATTTTTATTCTCATGGGTGTTTTATCTGCTATTGCAAGTATTGTTTTTACCGGAAGGCTTAATTCTGCCACTCCTGGAGCCGGAAATTTATTTGAACTTGATGCAATTGCCGCTTCAGTAATTGGCGGTACCAGTACGATGGGGGGAGAAGGTACCGTATTTGGAGCAATTATAGGTGCATTGGTTATGGCAAGCGTTGACAACGGAATGAGTTTAATGAACCTGGACGTAACTTATCAGTATGTTGTAAAAGGTCTAATCCTTTTAATTGCTGTATGGGTTGATATTGCAACAAGGAAAAAAGGAGCTACAACATAA
- a CDS encoding hemerythrin domain-containing protein codes for MDAVQVMKDEHKYIKRVLKVFRKACLDILDGKEINYELFYNAIDFVRNYADKYHHGKEEDVLFKKMREELTTPAQISAVEGMFTEHDLGRLFMFNLDNALEQCRAGNREARLDVIANAIAYTDLLTRHIHKEDNALYNYGAQNLKPETIHEINKISEEIENKPENIEKRKKYITMVEQMEKMVGLH; via the coding sequence GTGGATGCTGTACAAGTGATGAAAGATGAGCATAAATACATAAAGAGAGTATTAAAGGTTTTTCGAAAAGCTTGTCTTGACATTTTAGATGGCAAAGAAATAAATTATGAGTTATTCTACAATGCAATTGATTTCGTCAGGAATTATGCAGATAAATACCATCATGGCAAGGAAGAGGATGTACTTTTTAAAAAGATGAGAGAGGAGCTTACAACTCCTGCACAAATAAGTGCAGTAGAGGGAATGTTTACCGAACATGATTTAGGCAGATTATTTATGTTTAACCTGGATAATGCACTGGAACAGTGTAGGGCGGGGAATAGAGAAGCAAGATTGGATGTCATTGCAAATGCCATTGCTTATACTGATTTACTCACACGGCATATACATAAAGAAGATAATGCACTGTACAACTATGGTGCGCAAAATTTAAAACCAGAAACTATTCATGAAATTAATAAAATCAGTGAAGAAATAGAAAACAAGCCTGAAAATATCGAAAAAAGAAAAAAATATATTACTATGGTAGAACAAATGGAAAAAATGGTTGGTTTACATTAA
- a CDS encoding substrate-binding domain-containing protein has translation MDYKKNKRIIMFLLMLLNLILISGCRISQDKEINYNKEDATERKIKIGFSMGTLKEERWQRDRDIFVAKAKELGAEVIVQNANNDSNEQMSQVKYLLEQGIDILVIVPHDADKAASIVQMAKKEGIKVISYDRLVRNANVDMYISFDNVKVGELMAEHLVKSVPAGNYVIINGAKNDYNTHMFNEGYKNVLKPYIDMGNIDIIEEIWAEDWKREDAFKCVERTLQNGYKIDGIIAANDSLAEAVIEALAERRLAGRIPVVGHDADLAGCQRVAEGTQLMTIYKPINRIAQISAEMAIKMAKGEEIKANSSINDGKYSVPYYKIQSVPVIRENLINTVIYDGFHRLDDVFRNVPKSQWPVIK, from the coding sequence ATGGATTACAAAAAAAATAAACGAATCATTATGTTTCTCCTCATGCTTTTAAACCTTATTTTAATTAGTGGATGCCGTATTTCTCAAGATAAAGAAATAAATTATAACAAGGAAGATGCTACAGAGCGGAAAATCAAGATAGGATTTTCAATGGGGACTTTAAAGGAAGAACGCTGGCAAAGGGACAGGGATATTTTTGTAGCCAAGGCGAAAGAACTTGGAGCGGAGGTAATCGTCCAGAATGCGAACAATGATAGTAATGAGCAGATGAGCCAGGTGAAATATTTACTGGAGCAGGGTATTGATATTCTTGTCATTGTACCGCATGATGCGGATAAGGCTGCATCTATCGTGCAAATGGCAAAAAAGGAAGGTATAAAGGTAATTTCATACGACCGTCTTGTAAGAAACGCAAATGTAGATATGTACATATCCTTCGATAATGTTAAAGTTGGAGAATTGATGGCTGAACATCTTGTAAAAAGTGTACCTGCCGGTAATTATGTGATTATTAATGGTGCAAAAAATGATTACAATACGCATATGTTTAATGAGGGATATAAAAATGTGTTAAAACCTTATATTGATATGGGAAATATAGATATAATAGAAGAAATTTGGGCTGAGGACTGGAAAAGGGAAGATGCTTTTAAATGCGTAGAGAGGACATTGCAGAATGGTTATAAAATAGATGGAATAATAGCCGCAAATGACAGCCTCGCGGAAGCAGTAATTGAGGCACTTGCCGAGCGGAGGCTGGCAGGCAGGATTCCTGTGGTTGGCCATGACGCTGACTTGGCCGGGTGTCAAAGAGTGGCTGAAGGCACTCAGCTAATGACTATATATAAACCAATTAACAGGATCGCTCAAATATCCGCAGAAATGGCTATAAAGATGGCAAAGGGTGAAGAAATAAAAGCTAACAGTAGTATTAATGATGGAAAGTACAGCGTTCCTTATTATAAGATACAGTCTGTACCCGTTATCCGGGAAAATTTAATAAATACGGTTATATATGATGGTTTTCACCGGCTGGATGACGTTTTTAGGAATGTTCCAAAATCCCAATGGCCTGTAATAAAATAA
- a CDS encoding AAA family ATPase, translated as MLIKYVFQNFRSFKGKTQLNMGAGAQRTLDENLIRENGLRILPSAVIYGANASGKSNIIMSLALMREIVLQGSLEAPSTDLNNLELYPFAHCPEQNPMLFEVEFTNEGAHFIYSFEVMTKLFDKEKRQIISENLWIKSNKGMIQIFERDLQRVAIKRDKKVLSLIQYNEKLLGEFENKINKNLDPAELFLTHAFKTVVSSEIADKVIDFFKNKLIVVSDFTLKKANLTFSMTDMPDKDFLAWNKTLDGFVKNADFGPQRILFKSQKSEDEHSADMRLVSIYKSGNGDVMVPAELMESRGTLKLLDFAIPFENLFTKGGIFVLDEFDAAIHPELIKGIIALFNDQSVNEKGAQLIFTTHNPIYLSNKIFRRDQIKFVEKDKDTFESTIYSLADFGSTDVRNDQNYLLNYFKGKYGTLPYIDFSKLFTKEAKEEV; from the coding sequence ATGCTAATAAAATATGTATTCCAAAATTTCCGCTCCTTCAAGGGCAAGACCCAACTGAATATGGGAGCAGGAGCACAGCGAACTTTGGATGAAAATCTCATCCGCGAAAATGGACTGCGTATCCTTCCCTCTGCTGTCATATATGGTGCAAACGCCAGCGGAAAATCCAATATTATTATGTCCCTGGCGCTAATGCGGGAGATCGTATTACAAGGTTCTCTTGAGGCTCCGTCTACGGATTTGAATAATCTTGAATTATACCCTTTTGCCCATTGTCCGGAACAAAACCCCATGTTATTTGAAGTGGAGTTTACAAACGAAGGTGCTCATTTTATATATTCCTTTGAAGTCATGACCAAGCTGTTTGACAAGGAAAAACGGCAGATTATATCAGAAAATCTATGGATAAAGAGCAACAAGGGAATGATTCAGATTTTTGAGCGGGATCTGCAACGGGTTGCTATCAAACGGGATAAGAAAGTGCTTTCCCTTATACAGTATAACGAAAAGCTTTTGGGAGAATTTGAAAATAAAATCAATAAAAACCTTGACCCGGCCGAATTATTTTTAACACATGCGTTTAAAACGGTTGTTAGCAGCGAAATTGCCGATAAAGTTATTGATTTTTTTAAAAACAAGCTGATTGTGGTAAGTGATTTTACTCTTAAGAAAGCGAACCTTACATTTTCTATGACCGATATGCCGGATAAAGATTTTCTCGCGTGGAACAAAACTCTTGACGGCTTTGTAAAAAATGCGGATTTCGGTCCTCAGCGAATCCTGTTCAAATCCCAAAAATCCGAGGATGAGCATTCTGCCGACATGCGGCTTGTTTCTATCTACAAATCCGGCAATGGGGATGTAATGGTCCCTGCAGAATTGATGGAATCAAGAGGAACCTTGAAGCTTTTGGATTTTGCCATTCCATTTGAAAACTTGTTCACGAAGGGAGGCATATTCGTACTGGATGAATTTGATGCGGCAATCCATCCCGAATTGATTAAAGGCATCATCGCTCTTTTCAATGATCAATCGGTAAATGAAAAAGGAGCACAGCTTATCTTTACTACGCATAACCCGATTTATCTGAGCAACAAGATATTCCGGCGTGACCAAATCAAATTTGTCGAAAAAGATAAGGACACTTTTGAGAGCACTATTTATTCGCTGGCTGATTTTGGTTCCACAGATGTCAGGAATGACCAGAACTATCTGTTAAATTATTTTAAAGGGAAATACGGTACACTTCCGTATATTGACTTTTCCAAGCTTTTCACCAAAGAAGCAAAGGAGGAAGTATGA
- a CDS encoding sugar ABC transporter substrate-binding protein, which produces MRKTVKIIALILALMMAVSVFAGCNSAKKQEAAPAPAPAPEKKEEAKQPEAKTDQKIVVGLSLPTQREERWVRDKETMEAEAKKLGIDLKVQISDNDAGKQMAQAENLLAQGINVLILAPHDATGAAPIVDMAHKAGVKVISYDRLVMNSDVDLYISFDNVKVGEIQGKYITEKVPKGNYLVLAGSPTDNNAKLFREGAMKYIQPLVDKGDIKVVHDEWVKDWQPSEAMKIAENALTANKNDIQAVLAPNDGTAGGVIQALAAQGLAGKVPVTGQDAELAAAKRIVEGIQSMTVFKDTRELGKAAIAAAIKMAKGESIESNGKVNNNKIDVPSLLLTPIAVDKDNLDKVLIDSGYLKKEDVYKK; this is translated from the coding sequence ATGAGAAAAACAGTAAAAATTATTGCTTTAATACTGGCGTTAATGATGGCAGTATCGGTATTTGCAGGATGTAATTCGGCGAAAAAGCAAGAAGCTGCTCCAGCTCCAGCACCTGCTCCAGAAAAGAAAGAAGAAGCAAAACAACCGGAAGCTAAGACTGACCAAAAGATTGTCGTTGGATTATCTCTTCCAACGCAGAGGGAAGAAAGATGGGTAAGAGACAAAGAGACAATGGAAGCCGAAGCTAAAAAGCTTGGTATTGATTTAAAAGTGCAGATTTCTGATAATGATGCCGGAAAGCAGATGGCTCAGGCGGAAAATCTACTTGCCCAAGGAATTAATGTTTTGATTCTTGCCCCTCATGACGCAACCGGTGCAGCACCTATTGTTGATATGGCGCACAAAGCTGGTGTTAAGGTGATCTCCTATGACAGGCTTGTCATGAATTCTGATGTAGACCTTTATATTTCTTTTGATAACGTAAAAGTTGGAGAGATTCAAGGCAAATACATTACTGAAAAAGTGCCAAAGGGCAACTACCTTGTCCTGGCAGGTTCACCTACTGATAACAATGCTAAATTATTTAGAGAAGGGGCTATGAAATACATCCAACCTCTTGTTGATAAAGGAGATATAAAAGTTGTCCACGATGAGTGGGTAAAAGACTGGCAGCCGAGTGAAGCTATGAAGATTGCAGAAAATGCTTTAACTGCAAACAAAAATGACATTCAGGCTGTACTTGCTCCTAATGATGGTACTGCAGGTGGTGTAATTCAGGCTTTGGCAGCCCAGGGATTAGCTGGTAAAGTACCTGTTACCGGTCAAGACGCTGAACTTGCAGCTGCTAAGAGGATAGTAGAAGGTATTCAGTCCATGACAGTATTCAAAGACACAAGGGAACTTGGAAAAGCTGCTATTGCTGCTGCAATTAAGATGGCTAAAGGTGAAAGTATAGAAAGTAACGGCAAAGTTAACAACAATAAGATCGACGTTCCATCTCTGCTTCTTACTCCTATAGCAGTTGATAAAGACAACCTTGACAAAGTATTGATTGACAGCGGATATTTAAAGAAAGAAGACGTATATAAGAAATAA
- a CDS encoding helix-turn-helix domain-containing protein — MSNVYLNELYSDVSKAEGYLENFLSTKHSDSLREYIRYSNNLRQKTEKIRKEISNIESQLLLKDIANMIDTYLIEADAAVNAKRGRDINEYITRYTEANKIAGYINLYINRLNTKQFEENTARYLVILDRLNLIQLLNIIIIADVVVFNIILILWFTFKITKPIISLSQAADEISKGNFDVEQVVVNAEDEISVMADAFNRMASSIKNYIDEIKGKDDHSKELEVYKGIFEINEMGGYIMTVEFGEEDDSGNIGNKIGLSVKSQSFYPYFRDIIKCRCRCLVGPIMLNRIVIFIPSDFTGDEYFQRLEALSIGDYILDKISEKLDADICIGIGRSYKGLENLSCSYKESLKAIRHAKSKETVHIMDVPVEGKINPAYPLLKEKVLLEKAYIGDASECIQAFEFIFDWLVTEYGNSIQNIKNKLIELMVLLYRLAWDYGAEENEFINRRHYLDEMLEFEELSKLKIWCRERIEYIVRSISSIREKKINSLILKARDYIDKNFKSEITLEDVSREVNVSPHYFSRLFKEETGENFIEYLTSVRIQKAKELLENECISVKEICYQVGYGDPNYFSRIFKKVVGITPTDYKRIIDSNPYKEAVQNK, encoded by the coding sequence ATGAGTAATGTTTATCTCAATGAATTATATAGCGATGTCAGCAAAGCGGAAGGATATCTTGAAAATTTTCTCTCAACAAAGCACTCCGATAGTTTAAGAGAATACATACGATACAGTAACAATTTAAGGCAGAAGACAGAAAAAATCCGCAAAGAAATTTCTAACATAGAGAGCCAATTATTATTAAAAGATATCGCTAATATGATTGATACATACTTAATTGAAGCAGATGCGGCTGTCAATGCGAAGAGAGGGCGGGATATTAACGAGTATATAACCCGTTATACTGAAGCTAATAAGATAGCCGGTTATATTAATTTATATATAAACCGTTTGAATACAAAACAATTTGAGGAAAATACCGCCAGGTATCTGGTAATACTGGATAGACTCAATCTTATACAGCTTTTAAATATAATCATCATTGCGGATGTTGTTGTATTTAATATTATTCTTATCCTATGGTTTACATTCAAAATAACAAAGCCCATTATAAGCTTATCACAAGCTGCTGATGAAATTTCAAAGGGAAATTTCGATGTCGAACAGGTAGTTGTAAATGCCGAAGATGAAATCAGTGTTATGGCCGATGCGTTCAACCGTATGGCCTCAAGTATTAAGAATTATATTGATGAAATCAAAGGAAAAGATGACCACAGCAAAGAATTGGAAGTTTACAAAGGGATTTTTGAAATCAATGAAATGGGTGGATATATCATGACTGTAGAATTTGGAGAAGAAGATGATTCGGGCAATATCGGCAACAAGATAGGATTAAGCGTAAAGAGTCAATCTTTTTATCCATATTTTAGGGATATTATTAAATGCCGGTGCAGGTGCCTGGTTGGTCCTATCATGTTAAACCGCATTGTTATATTTATACCTTCTGATTTTACGGGTGATGAATATTTTCAAAGACTGGAGGCTTTAAGCATAGGTGATTATATTTTGGATAAAATATCTGAAAAATTAGATGCAGATATATGCATTGGAATAGGTAGAAGCTATAAAGGTTTGGAAAATTTATCGTGCTCTTATAAAGAGTCTTTAAAAGCAATCAGGCATGCTAAAAGCAAAGAAACTGTACATATCATGGATGTACCGGTTGAAGGGAAAATAAATCCCGCATATCCGTTGTTAAAAGAAAAAGTACTGCTGGAAAAAGCTTATATTGGTGATGCTAGTGAATGTATTCAGGCTTTTGAATTTATCTTTGACTGGTTGGTTACAGAATATGGTAATTCGATACAAAATATAAAAAATAAACTTATTGAACTGATGGTTTTACTTTACCGGCTGGCATGGGACTATGGTGCCGAAGAGAATGAATTTATAAACCGCCGCCATTATCTTGATGAAATGCTGGAATTTGAAGAGCTTTCCAAGCTGAAAATATGGTGCAGGGAAAGAATTGAATATATAGTACGCAGTATCAGCAGCATAAGGGAAAAGAAAATAAATAGCTTGATACTGAAGGCCAGGGATTACATTGATAAGAATTTTAAAAGTGAGATTACCCTGGAGGACGTATCAAGGGAAGTAAATGTTAGCCCCCATTATTTTAGCAGGCTTTTTAAAGAGGAAACCGGTGAAAACTTTATAGAATATCTAACATCGGTCAGGATTCAAAAAGCAAAAGAATTACTTGAAAATGAATGCATAAGTGTTAAAGAAATATGCTATCAGGTAGGTTATGGTGACCCAAATTATTTTAGCAGAATATTTAAAAAGGTAGTTGGAATAACGCCAACCGATTATAAAAGAATCATCGATTCTAATCCCTATAAAGAAGCTGTGCAAAATAAATGA
- a CDS encoding ATP-dependent endonuclease: protein MSVGAEERVVLVEGISEQLLLPIFANYLKSDLVDSHTAVINIGGRYFTHFLKLFDRDKSQYAINKRVAVITDLDPVRKEKGVKGSKFNSCYPFELNKDSNYEYKMR, encoded by the coding sequence ATCTCCGTTGGTGCCGAAGAAAGAGTTGTACTTGTTGAAGGTATTAGTGAGCAATTATTATTACCTATATTTGCTAATTATTTAAAAAGTGATTTAGTTGATAGTCATACAGCTGTCATAAATATTGGGGGTAGGTACTTTACGCATTTTTTAAAACTTTTTGATAGAGACAAAAGTCAATATGCAATAAACAAAAGAGTGGCTGTAATAACGGATTTAGATCCTGTAAGAAAAGAAAAGGGAGTTAAAGGTTCAAAATTTAATTCTTGTTATCCATTTGAACTAAACAAAGATAGTAATTATGAGTACAAGATGAGGTGA
- a CDS encoding DUF3991 and TOPRIM domain-containing protein: MPYVTPEQIERAKQMDLLTYLQYYEPQELVRFSGNVYTTRTHDSLKISNGKWCWWSRNIGGRSALDYLIKVRGMTLPEAVLQIDRQAAVTPPVSPKSQEPSEQKKLLLPEKNENNDRVIAYLMGRGIHREIIDYCIRTNRLYESHDYHNAVFISFDRQDFPKYATLRGTTNKRYMGEVNGSNKHFSFSIPARQESRRLHLFESAIDLLSYGTLELLADRDWRQDCCLSLVGIYKPKKIIEESTPPTALMQYLKDFPQIKEIALHLDNDTAGRLAAKTIKTILPPIYTVSDEPPKCGKDVNDYLKITLKIRQPRERE; the protein is encoded by the coding sequence ATGCCCTATGTAACACCGGAGCAGATTGAGCGCGCAAAGCAGATGGACCTGCTGACCTATCTGCAATACTATGAACCCCAGGAGCTGGTGCGCTTTTCAGGCAACGTCTATACCACCCGCACCCATGACAGCCTGAAAATCAGCAACGGGAAATGGTGCTGGTGGTCGCGCAACATCGGCGGGCGCTCTGCCCTGGACTATCTCATCAAGGTGCGGGGCATGACGCTCCCCGAAGCGGTGCTTCAGATAGACAGACAGGCGGCTGTCACGCCGCCTGTTTCGCCAAAATCACAGGAACCCTCCGAGCAAAAAAAACTGCTATTGCCGGAGAAAAACGAAAACAATGACCGCGTGATTGCCTATCTCATGGGGCGCGGCATCCACCGGGAGATTATAGACTACTGCATCCGGACCAATCGTCTCTATGAAAGCCATGATTATCACAATGCGGTCTTTATCAGCTTTGACAGGCAGGATTTTCCCAAATATGCGACACTCCGGGGTACAACCAACAAGCGGTATATGGGAGAAGTCAACGGAAGCAATAAGCACTTCTCCTTCTCTATTCCTGCACGGCAGGAAAGCCGCAGGCTCCATCTGTTTGAAAGCGCCATTGACCTGCTTTCCTATGGCACGCTGGAGCTGCTTGCCGACAGGGACTGGCGGCAGGATTGCTGTCTGTCCCTAGTGGGCATTTACAAGCCGAAAAAGATTATTGAGGAAAGTACTCCACCCACCGCGCTCATGCAATACTTAAAAGACTTCCCGCAAATCAAGGAAATTGCTTTGCATCTGGACAACGACACGGCCGGACGGCTGGCGGCAAAAACCATCAAAACCATTCTCCCGCCCATCTACACTGTTTCCGACGAACCGCCGAAGTGCGGAAAGGATGTTAACGACTATCTGAAAATCACCTTAAAGATACGGCAGCCGCGAGAACGTGAATAA
- a CDS encoding ferritin family protein has protein sequence MQYYNDYMPGYMYPIMPQSPYMMPQDIYTYPYNLPMALQLIREAVSGEREDEMFYNYLVTIAPEEDKSIIRGIRDDELKHFRLFKNIYYELTGQMLPPPPEGEFTKPASYCAGLKKAMLGELAAVEKYRKILFALQDRRQINMLTEIITDELRHGNLYNLLYSKNECYKEK, from the coding sequence ATGCAGTATTATAATGACTATATGCCTGGATATATGTATCCAATCATGCCACAGAGTCCGTATATGATGCCACAAGATATATATACTTACCCTTATAATTTACCTATGGCGCTACAACTCATAAGGGAAGCTGTATCTGGAGAAAGAGAAGATGAAATGTTCTACAATTATCTGGTGACGATAGCTCCAGAAGAAGATAAAAGTATCATTAGAGGTATCCGAGATGATGAGTTAAAACATTTCAGATTATTCAAAAATATTTACTATGAGCTGACAGGTCAAATGCTTCCGCCACCGCCGGAAGGCGAATTTACTAAGCCGGCGTCTTATTGTGCAGGTTTAAAAAAGGCGATGTTAGGAGAACTGGCAGCTGTCGAAAAATATAGAAAAATACTCTTTGCTCTGCAAGACAGACGACAGATAAATATGCTTACTGAAATTATTACAGATGAGTTAAGGCATGGAAACCTATATAATCTCTTATACTCAAAAAATGAGTGTTATAAAGAGAAATAG